The following nucleotide sequence is from Leptospiraceae bacterium.
TTTCGAGCATATTACTATTCATTCTAGAGAGGGAAATAGGGATTAGCCCCAGTTCATCTTGTCGCTTAATATCAATTTCTACACTTAAGTTTCCTTTTCCCATTTCAGTGGTGATATAAGTTATTTTTTCTATAAACAGCAAAATGTTTCCTGCAAAAAGATAAGTTCCTATTAAAAATAGAATAGACAGAATGAGACCAACGCCTATTAGCCAGTAGAAGATATTCTTAATTTCTTGTATAAACCTAGTTCTTGGAATATTAACACTAACCATCCATACTAGATCTGAGTTTTTGAAATGGATTGGCATAGCGTAGGTTAATACCGTTTGTTTGGTGCTACCAGATTCCCGTAAGAGATGAGCTTCTTTTTTATTTCTAATGATCTCAATTATTTCTTTAGAGTTAGTAGTTTCTTCAATTGGTAAACCAATATGTTCTTCTTTTTTTGCACTTATGACTCTGCCTTTTTCACTATAAACAACAATATACGTATCTTCTAGGTTCATAGATTTGATATATTCCTGAATTCCACTCAAAGCAAGATCAATGCCTACAACTCCTATGAATTTTCCATTATTATCTGCAACGGGAGAAGTGAGGCTAATCATGAATACACTTTCTTTGCGACTTTTGATTTCATATTTATATGGCTCTGTGATAAAGGGTTTTAAGTTTTTCTTAGGATAATGATAATATTGCGTTGTTTGATTATCCTCTTCAAAACTATGATTTGGTTCTACTTGTAAATTTCCCTCTTTAGCCTTTGTCCAATAGGGAATAAATCGCCCATTCCTATCGTGATCCTGGCTTGCTGCATATTGAAATTCACCGTCTCTTCCATCATAAAGATAAGGTTCGAAAATTCCATACGTAGCAATGTATTCTTCATTTTCTACTTTCATTTTGCGAATAATAGCATTAAACCCCTCTCTATCTGGGCGAGTTTTACTTAAAGCATTTGATAGGGTTTGTATTTTGCTTACTGGAACTTCTATGTATTTTTCTAGCTCTTTAGCAACTTCTTTGGAAGTCTTATTTGCCAATTCTAACGAATGTGATTCGACAAAAAGATAAACTCTGTATCCAACAATTGCAGATAAGGATAGGATAAATATAATACCGGAAATTCCGACAGCAGTTAAAACTTTGTTTCTTAAACTTAGTTGC
It contains:
- a CDS encoding methyl-accepting chemotaxis protein; protein product: QLSLRNKVLTAVGISGIIFILSLSAIVGYRVYLFVESHSLELANKTSKEVAKELEKYIEVPVSKIQTLSNALSKTRPDREGFNAIIRKMKVENEEYIATYGIFEPYLYDGRDGEFQYAASQDHDRNGRFIPYWTKAKEGNLQVEPNHSFEEDNQTTQYYHYPKKNLKPFITEPYKYEIKSRKESVFMISLTSPVADNNGKFIGVVGIDLALSGIQEYIKSMNLEDTYIVVYSEKGRVISAKKEEHIGLPIEETTNSKEIIEIIRNKKEAHLLRESGSTKQTVLTYAMPIHFKNSDLVWMVSVNIPRTRFIQEIKNIFYWLIGVGLILSILFLIGTYLFAGNILLFIEKITYITTEMGKGNLSVEIDIKRQDELGLIPISLSRMNSNMLETASNIKKSCENLSNISNSLQKISTEGADSARTSAASSEEIAAAIKHVVDSFEMVAEQIGTQNLDIQNLHKSMQSLGEMITNVSKQMIESLRNMDKISEVAKIGQSSLQNTSEEIEKIHRSSIEMQKFLAIIIAISKQINLLSLNAAIEAARAGEAGKGFAVVAEEIAKLAAQTNRSIGEIKILIESNQVSASSGIVTTTKSIESVKEITSHLEGVKSHLKDVDNFFYSLAELNRSTLKDYENIRKISELVRTASLEEKEGILEIHAAVSEITMNILSQSSLTEELSLKMENLLKISENLNEVASYYKT